The genome window GGCAGTCCTTTCAAAAAATCTGCCTAGAAGACAGGGAAAACAGGAATTGAGAAACCAGGCAGCAGGCTGGGCCACCCCTGGAGCACCTGGAGGGGCGGGCCACCAGGCAACTTCTGGTTTCCTTCTTCTGTTCCCTTGAGAATGCACCCTTGAGCTGGCTGCCTGATGTGCACACTGTCATGGCCAAACCAATCTTTGGGTGAGGGTATGTTCTCCCACGGGGTTGTCACAACAGTCGTGTCACTGGGTgagaagtgaggaaactgaggcttggagaggacaGGTCACTTGTTTAAAGTCAAAAGCAAGCAGTCGGGTGGGGAGTCAGAGCCGGGCCCATCTGACTGCGGACCTGCCCTCTGTGCTGTTGATTAATCAAATTCCTGGTCTTGCCTCTATTTATGCCCTGCAATAGCAACCGGGGATGGAGAAAGACTTGTCCACCCTAAGAAACCCCAAGGACCCATGTGACAATAaatggggctgggggagcaggagtCTGGGTGAAGGGGAAAGAGCAGCTGGGATACAAAGGCTGCCAGGACATAGGACCAGGAGTCCAGGGTCAACCGAGCCATGAGTCCCAAGAAAATTCGGAAATCCAAGTTCCAATGTGTCAGTGTCAGTCTTCCAAAACTGGCTGAGCTCTATAAAACGCTGTATGGACCAGGGTCAGCTTGAGGGCAGCTCCTGGGGTCCCCACACCCAAAGGCTGCCCTGAAAGGGGGGAATGCCCCCTGAGGAGAGGACCAGAAGCCTGAAGGGAGCAGGCTGGCTCCTCCCTGCCACCTGCTGCCTGGGGTAGTGGTTTGGGTGCTAGAGGTTTCAAGCCCACAAGATGCCAGGGAGCCAGGGACAGAATTCATTCACAGCCCTGACTCTTAGAAAGTCCTTTTTCCCAGACACTCTGGCATCAGCTGGGCAAGGAAGGGCAAGGGCTCTGTAAGGGTAGGACCCTGACTCTGGGTGGGGGGCAGGTCTCTGCCACAAGATGGGGGGAATAAAAGCCAATGGGAACTGAGTCTACCTCGGGAAACTGAAGCACAAGAGACTCCGGGGTGCTGGGGAGGGACGAGACTGACAGCTAGGGGCAAGAAGCGACTTCCCAGCAGAGCAGGAGGGCAACGCTGTGACAGGCCTGGAGCCTGGAGCGAGACAGCTGGGGAGGGGCTCCCCACATGGACCAGGGGCTCCCCAAGCTGGAGTCACCCCATcatccagatgaggaaacaggcagaaAGGTCATATAACACTTGTCAGAGGTCATCTAGCCCTCAACGAGAAAACAAGGAAGCTGACTGAACCCAGAGGCCAAGCTCCTGTGACTTCCCCCCTCTGAAAACAGAGGGCTCAGAGCCCCTGCAGGTTACATAAACCCTCCCTCAGGTGGTCCCTCGTCATGCCTGAGCCCAGCATTACACCATCAGGGATGCTGCTGTTCAGGGGATCCCCAACCACCCTCCGTGGGACCTACCCCTCCTCTGCAAGGCCCCAGCAAGACCTCGATGGGGTGGGCCAGCCAGGGGAGCTAGATTATTTATGGGCCTCCTGCTCCCACCCAGGACGTGGCCCTCACACCTGGGGGTCATGCCCTGCAGTCAGCTCAGAGCCCCTCAAACCTGCCTCCCTGTCCCAGGACCCTTGCTTCAGCTCAGCCCCAGACTACGGAGCCAGCTTCATCCACCCAGCAAGGTCTTCTCAGGACCTGACTACGTGGCAGAACCCATGCCAGGCACCAGGGCACCATGGGGACCCAGAGAAGACCTAGTCTGGGCCCTGGGAGCAGCCTGCACAGGGGTCACGGGTGTGGCTCAAAGAGCCGTTCAGTGAATGTACAGTGGCCATGAGGCCAGGGTGCCACAAAGTGCCATGTGAGGCCTGttatggcagggggtgggggcagggaacgCTGGCTGGTCTAGGGGATTGGGAAGGACTGCCCAGATGCACTGACGCAGGCCTGAGACTTGTAGGGAGAGGAGAGGTCCCAGTCCTTGTCAAACCCCTCCTGGCTCAACCTGGCCCACTCTGGCCTCCTGCCACACCTCTTCAGCCAGTGCCACCCTCCAGGAATGCCCCTCCTTTCTCCATGTGGGAAACACCCGCCTTTCCAGCCAGCTCAAAatgccccctgccccttccctctccccacacctCAGGAGCCTCTGCCAGAGCCCTGCTCACACCCCAAAGAGGTCATCTGTTTACACATCCACTTCCCTCACTGGGCTGCCCCCTCCctgaggcagagggcagggcagggctggctcaATCCGGGGCCCCTGGCAGGGCTTACATGGGGCCGGCAGCAGAGTGATGAGAAGTGTGGGAACCTCAGACCTGCACTCAATCCTGGAAGGgccccttcctggctgtgtggccgGGAGCCAGTGATCTCCCAGGCTGGCCACCCCCTCTGTGAACTGGGGGTTACAGCAGCAGCAGGGACTCCCTCCGAGGGTTGTTCTGAGTCTCAATAAGACAACAAAGGGAAAAAGCTTTTCACAGAGATCCCTTGAGGGCACCTGTTAGCATCAATGCATctgtgctgaataaatgaatgaagacaaGGTACGGCCAGTACTTCCTGTCAGCCAAGCAGGAAAACAAGGCCTCAGGTACAGGGGGAAATCTTCACCTCAGCCACACAAATCCTAGCTACAGCTGGGCCCAGAAGCCATCCTTTGCCTCAGCAAACACTGAATATCTGTGTGCCAGTCCCTGTGCAGGCAGCCTGCCAGTGACCCAACCAAAACAAGGTGAAATGGTATGCAGAGTGAGGAGAGACATGGGGGCCTCCTGCAGTCAGGAGGGGCCCTCTGAGAAGGGAGGTGATGTTCAGAGGAGGAAGAGCACTCCAGGCACAGAGAGTaacaggtgcaaaggccctggggaggcagggacTTGGAGTGTGAAGATGTGAAAACAAGGCCACTGTGGCTGGAGCTTGTGGAAGGAGGGGTGAAGAGGCAGGGAGCTGAGGTCACGGAGGGAGGCAAGGACCATGGAGGCCAAGGAGCTGGGGTTGCATTGGGGTTACAAAAGGAAACCCCTGAGTGTTTTGTAAGTTAGAAAGTGGTATAACCCAATTTACATCTTTAAAGGCTCCCTCTGGTTTTGGGTGAATTACAGACTGCCAGTGGGGTGAGATGAAGTCAAGAAGACCCAGGAGGAAGCTGGAGCAGGTGTTCAGATGGGAGATGGCAGTGCCTGGACCAGGGTGGGAGGCATGAATGGATTCAGAATCCATTCTGGAGACAGAGCCAACAGAATCCTCAAATGGACTGGGCATGGGTGATGAGGCTGCAGCCAGGAATGCAGGACAATACCCAGGCATGGGGACCCACATACTAGGAACTCACCACTTTCCCATATTCTTCCTGACAAGAGGTCTTTTGCCCAATCCCCACCACATCCCAAGGACTACGGATTGGGGGCTGAGACCCTGGGTGTGGGGACAATGGCGTTTGACTTACCCTGACTAAAGCTTCCATCGCCCCTATCAGCCTTGGGGATGCCAAATAGTAGAGGATGGAAGGGGCTTCAGCCCATCTGAGGCTGTCCTACTTCACAAGTGGGGAGACCGAACTTCAAGAACCATAAGACCCAAATCCCAGGATGAATGGGTGGTCCAAGGGGGATTTTAACCTCCCAACAATCAGTTGGCATTATCCCCTCTGCAAGatgaggaggcagctgggagggGATGTCACCAGCCCAGAGTCACCCAGTTCATCTGTTGAGCGTTCCCTGTTCCAAGCCCTTCACGACGTCAGTTCCTTAAATTATCACAACCCTATGAGGTCTGGACTACTGATACCCCCGTTTAACACGAAAAAGGCCTGGGAATCGGAGAGATGAAGTTGCTCCCTCTTAGAGGTGGTCGCGGCCGGAATGTCGGAGGTGGGGTCTGGGTTCTAGGGCAGCAGGGCAATTTGCGATGTCGCACTTCCTCTGGTGACAAAGCCCCGCATGTCACGATGTgaagccccctccccgccccgacGCTCAGGCCGGCCTCCCAAACCCTTCTGAACTGGAAAGACCCAGGCCAGGCGCGCCGAGGATGAGGTCTGAGTTAGGGGTCTCGGGGGACTCCAATTCCACCCCCAGGCGATTTCCGGGGGAGCCGCGACCCGGAAATGAATGAATTGTCAAGGCCGGGAAGCCTAGATGGGGTCAGGGGTCGGAGATAGAGTCAGGGTGGGGTAAGCAAGAAGCTCACAGCAGGGTCCGGGGGTCGAAAGTCACAGGTCAGAGCGATGGGCGGGGCCGAGCCCTAGGGGGCCGGGCAGGGAGGTGAGGGGCCTCGGAGATTACTGGAGGTGGGTGGGCCCGCGACGCCATTTTGTCGAGCAGAGGGGGAATATGGGCCTAGCGGCCGCCCTTACCATCTTTTGTTTTCTCCGTCGCCGCCTCAGCCACCGCCTCggccgccgccaccgccaccgcagCCGCCTTCTTAGCCGCCGCCGCACAGTAACTTCCAGCCACGGCACAGCCCACACTGATGGTGCGGCCGCCCTTCCGTCATTGGCCCGCCCTCTAGCCCCGCCTCCAGGTTATGCGGTATTTGTGCACTCCCATTGGCCAAACCCGGCTACGTCATGCGCCCATTGGTCGTCACGTCTCCACCCTTCGTGGTCAAGTTCGGTTGAGAGAGCAAAACCCCGCCCGGGACTTGCAAGCGGTGGGGAGTAAAATCCGGAAGTGGGCGGATGCCCCGCCCCAAAGCCTCTTGGGATTTGTAGTCCACAACTCTCAGAGGTCCCGTAGGTCTGTTTCTAGCGTTTGCTATCCTTTTTCATATGGTAGCTCATGGGATTCTCACGGCAACCCCGGAATAATGCGGACGCACCGTAACAAtactcccagcctcctccccggAGTTCCAACCTTAGGTTTCAGTGTATCTAAGCTGCTCCCTCACTAGCTTCTTGAGTATCTTTGAACTGACAGCTCAGGATCTTGTTCAAACACTTCCTGTAGCTTCCTAGTACTCCAAAGATCCAGTTCCACCTCCTCAGCCCCAAAATCTGGACCTCTCCGGCCACCCTCGACCACCTTTTATCCCGATCCCTGTCCAATCCGTCCTCCCTGTGGCCGTCCCAGATcttaccacctcctccaggaacccTTTTCTGGCTGCGTTCTTCCCAAGGCTAAATCAGGTGCCTCCTCTAGGCTCCACAGCCCTCACAATCCTCCGCCCAGCCCTGAATCCACTGTGTCCAAACTTCCTGGGTACGATCAAGCTTCCCACCCCCTCACCAGCCTTACAGCCTGGAGAGAACAAGGACTTATTGAGGAAGTACTCAATATAACAACgcagtgaaagagaaaagagcacCTCATTTTATAGGAACCAAATGCACCTCAAAGGGCTAAGgtcttgctcaagatcacacagcccatTTCCAAGGGACAGGTGATGAATTCAAACCCTTCCCACCTCACTACAAGCCTTTCTGGAACTGAGAATTATGACATTTTATAAGACAagtagaaatttaaatatttattagactTTTAATGACATTAGGAATTACTGACCATTTTTTTAAGCTCTGAAAAGTTTTGCGAATATGTATTAAAGGGTCTTTATCTTGGAGCGATGCGTTCTGAAGTATTTACAGAAGAAATAACCTGATGCCTGAGATTTGCATctcaggagagggcaggatgTGTTGCAGGTATTGGTGGTCAGAGAGGTGTACAAGGTCACACGGGCGTTCACTGTACCATTCTGTGGACTGTTGCTTATATTAGAAATTCTTCCTAATTCAAAAGCGTAAAAAGGCACTTGGCAAGGTCTGAGTTCCCATTCCCCCTTCCAGACCAATCCAAGATTCCTCCCCCTGGGCCACCAGAAATTTGAGGAGGATTCATGTCCGTCCGAGTCCGAGTCGTTGCTGCTCTCCAGCTCCCAACAAAAACGGTGGCAGGCTAAGCGAGGAAAATGCTTTAATAGTGgcgggggtcgggggtgggggatcCCCGCCGGCAGCGTCGCGCTCCTCAATGGCTCAATGATTTGCGGCCCTTGTGCATGCGGCGAAGAATGACTTGGACGCCAGCTGGCGTGCTCAAACGCCGTATCCAACCGTGCTTGTGCTTGCGTTTGATGTTACTCGGCTGATACTCGTTCCCGCGCGCCTTGCCCCGGGTCTGCTGCATGGCGGGGTGTCCCCAAGCGTCGGGAAGACCCAGCCAGGCCCGGGGCTGGTGCCACCTGCAGGGGTAGAGAGACGGCGAGAAAGGTCAGAGGGGGCGCTGTGTTACTTCTGCGTGGAGCTCAACCTCTTCGAGCTTCGGCTTCCCGATCCGTGCTGTGCCCGGACAGAGCCTGGCAACAAAACGCGCTTCAGGAGTTCGCAAGGCATTGGCAGGTCATGTAGTCAGTGAACAGCTGGCGCCAGCCCCCGACACCGCCCTTACTCCCAGATTTGGGAATGGGTCCCCCTGAGGACTCACCTGTCACCCAGTAGCGCCGCTGACCTACTGACGGGGCCCAACAGTCGACCCACAGATCTGACAAAGAAAGCCATGTCCAGCTGCGTGTCACGTTGTCCCGCGGCCACTTTTCCAAAGCCGGTAGGTTCCGCAGTGCGGAATGAGGACTTCTGGGCAACGTAGTTTCTCCTACAGCGGAGCACGCATGCCGCGGGGGCCTCCGGAAGTTGTAGTTCTACGTCTGCACTGTATACTTTAGACGAGAGCGACTATGCCCACAGGGGTGTGTGGACCAGCAAGAGGTAGGCGAAGGGCGCCTCCTCCGCATGCGCGTGCATACTAGCTCTTATATCCTGGGGTCTGCTGGGAGTTG of Vicugna pacos chromosome 22, VicPac4, whole genome shotgun sequence contains these proteins:
- the MRPL34 gene encoding large ribosomal subunit protein bL34m; translated protein: MAFFVRSVGRLLGPVSRSAALLGDRWHQPRAWLGLPDAWGHPAMQQTRGKARGNEYQPSNIKRKHKHGWIRRLSTPAGVQVILRRMHKGRKSLSH